The following coding sequences are from one Streptomyces sp. V3I7 window:
- a CDS encoding SRPBCC family protein, whose protein sequence is MAVRHQLVEREPAAVWNVLRDPSHYADWVVGTSETVPRAGRWPEVGSSLTYMIKLGPKSVEGFTVVRRFEHPRFLELEAHTGIGTARIAFDIRSWGEETLLIVDEHPLRGPGGLLHNAVLETLIQFRHRDMLGRLARLVERLNPPKGHVAAPPSAVTEEASRE, encoded by the coding sequence ATGGCCGTCCGGCATCAACTGGTCGAGCGCGAACCGGCCGCGGTGTGGAACGTCCTGCGGGACCCCTCCCACTACGCGGACTGGGTCGTGGGAACGTCCGAGACGGTTCCCCGTGCGGGGCGGTGGCCCGAGGTCGGCTCGTCACTGACCTACATGATCAAGCTCGGCCCCAAAAGTGTCGAGGGCTTCACGGTCGTACGCCGCTTCGAGCACCCGCGCTTCCTCGAACTGGAAGCGCACACCGGCATCGGCACGGCCCGCATCGCGTTCGACATCCGGTCCTGGGGCGAGGAGACGCTTCTCATCGTGGACGAGCATCCGCTGCGCGGACCCGGCGGCCTCCTGCACAACGCGGTGCTGGAGACCTTGATCCAGTTCCGTCACCGGGACATGCTCGGCCGCCTCGCGCGGCTGGTGGAGCGCCTGAACCCGCCGAAGGGACACGTGGCCGCCCCGCCGTCCGCCGTCACCGAGGAGGCGAGCCGTGAGTGA
- a CDS encoding cysteine hydrolase family protein: MVSDPGGTGHGPGRRTGKALVVIDMINRYDHEDAESLVVSAARVVPVVADLIGRARAAEVPVVYANDNLGLWRSHHGELVETALAGPHADLIEPIRPDEDSLFVLKARHSIFYETPMSYLLWQLGVRAMVLCGQVTEQCVLYSALDAHIRHFDVIVPRDGVASIHPHLERAALEMMERNMSARIVTAKEVDFTSPPR; encoded by the coding sequence ATGGTGAGCGACCCCGGAGGAACCGGACACGGCCCCGGCAGGCGGACGGGTAAGGCGCTCGTCGTGATCGACATGATCAACCGGTACGACCACGAGGACGCCGAGTCGCTCGTCGTCTCCGCCGCACGGGTCGTGCCCGTCGTCGCGGACCTGATCGGCCGCGCCCGCGCCGCGGAGGTGCCGGTGGTCTACGCGAACGACAACCTGGGGCTGTGGCGCTCCCACCACGGGGAGCTCGTCGAGACGGCGCTGGCCGGGCCGCACGCCGACCTGATCGAGCCGATCAGGCCCGACGAGGACTCGCTGTTCGTGCTGAAGGCTCGCCATTCCATCTTCTACGAGACGCCCATGTCCTACCTGCTCTGGCAGCTGGGCGTCCGGGCCATGGTGCTGTGCGGTCAGGTCACCGAACAGTGCGTCCTGTACTCGGCGCTGGACGCGCACATCCGCCACTTCGACGTCATCGTGCCGAGGGACGGCGTCGCCTCCATCCACCCCCATCTGGAGAGGGCGGCGCTCGAAATGATGGAGCGCAACATGAGCGCTCGGATCGTCACGGCGAAGGAGGTCGACTTCACCTCGCCGCCGCGGTGA
- a CDS encoding CBS domain-containing protein, whose protein sequence is MTKNVRDIMTGAPTAVDAGESVASVARTMRDQNIGVVLVMDEDDALGLVSDRDLAGAVADGADPGLMTVAQLVRGDLLTVEADDDVTHAAGTMREHETRQVAVVENGELVGLLFLDDPAVQGQIGSITTSTPDPHGSPGPRP, encoded by the coding sequence ATGACCAAGAACGTGCGCGACATCATGACCGGCGCGCCGACGGCCGTGGACGCCGGCGAGTCTGTGGCCTCGGTGGCCCGCACGATGCGCGACCAGAACATCGGCGTCGTCCTGGTGATGGACGAGGACGACGCGCTGGGACTGGTCAGCGACCGGGATCTGGCGGGTGCCGTCGCCGACGGTGCGGACCCGGGACTGATGACCGTGGCCCAGCTGGTCCGGGGCGATCTGCTCACCGTCGAGGCGGACGACGACGTCACGCACGCCGCCGGCACGATGCGTGAGCACGAGACCCGGCAGGTCGCGGTGGTCGAGAACGGCGAGCTGGTGGGCCTGCTCTTCCTCGACGATCCGGCCGTCCAGGGGCAGATCGGCAGCATCACGACGTCGACGCCGGACCCGCACGGAAGCCCCGGCCCCCGCCCCTGA
- a CDS encoding type 1 glutamine amidotransferase domain-containing protein, with protein MRIAFLTAPEGVEQVELTEPWQAAVKAGHEPVLVSTKSGEVQGFDHLDKADTFPVDEVVGDTSAESFDGLVLPGGVANPDFLRMDDEAVAFVKEFFERGRPVAAICHAPWTLVEADVVRGRELTSWPSLRTDIRNAGGTWVDEQVKVCDHGTNKLVTSRKPDDLKAFCETYLDVFQEEAAGR; from the coding sequence ATGCGCATCGCCTTTCTGACCGCGCCCGAGGGCGTCGAACAGGTGGAACTCACCGAGCCCTGGCAGGCGGCCGTGAAGGCCGGGCACGAACCCGTCCTGGTGTCGACGAAGTCCGGCGAGGTGCAGGGCTTCGACCACCTCGACAAGGCGGACACCTTCCCGGTGGACGAGGTCGTCGGCGACACGTCCGCCGAATCCTTCGACGGCCTGGTGCTGCCGGGCGGTGTCGCCAATCCGGACTTCCTGCGGATGGACGACGAGGCCGTCGCCTTCGTCAAGGAGTTCTTCGAGCGGGGGCGCCCGGTGGCCGCGATCTGCCACGCGCCGTGGACGCTCGTCGAGGCGGACGTGGTGCGCGGCCGTGAGCTGACCTCGTGGCCGAGTCTGCGGACCGACATCCGCAACGCGGGCGGCACCTGGGTCGACGAGCAGGTCAAGGTCTGCGACCACGGAACCAACAAGCTGGTCACCAGCCGCAAGCCGGACGACCTGAAGGCGTTCTGCGAAACGTATCTCGACGTGTTCCAGGAGGAGGCGGCAGGCCGATGA
- a CDS encoding NAD(P)/FAD-dependent oxidoreductase produces MSDAVVIGAGPNGLVAANILADHGWSVEVLEAQDTPGGAVRSDRGVHPDYVNDHCSSFYPLAAASPVIDALELEREGLRWSHAPRVLAHPLPDGRCALLDRDREATADGLDGFADGDGRSWREQCRTWDRAGPGLIAALFSPMPPLKGLASLGLKLRAGGALRLARRMLLPVRRLGEEEFDGEGGRLLLAGNALHADLGPEAAGSGGFGWLLTMLGQTYGFPVPVGGAGALTDALVRRLERRGGHVRCGERVTEVVVSGGRAVGVRTADGDAVPARRAVLADVSAPDLYGRLVDGDELPERVHQDLRRFQWDFATFKVDWALDGPVPWTAGEAGEAGTVHLADDVDDLTRFAAQIAMNLVPDRPFLLLGQMTTADPSRSPAGTESAWAYTHLPREVRGDAADEGLTGTWDESEREIMADRIERRVEQYAPGFRDRIVGRRILAPDTLQAADANLDTGAINGGTTNLHQQAVFRPVPGTGRPETPVHGLYLASASAHPGGGVHGAPGANAARAALRAGHPFTRLIAGAHRSLAR; encoded by the coding sequence GTGAGTGACGCCGTGGTGATCGGCGCCGGGCCGAACGGCCTGGTGGCCGCCAACATCCTCGCCGACCACGGATGGAGCGTGGAGGTCCTCGAAGCCCAGGACACCCCGGGCGGGGCCGTCCGCAGCGACCGCGGGGTCCATCCCGACTACGTCAACGACCACTGCAGCTCCTTCTACCCGCTGGCCGCGGCCTCCCCGGTCATCGACGCCCTGGAGCTCGAACGCGAGGGGCTGCGCTGGTCCCACGCACCGCGCGTGCTGGCCCACCCACTGCCAGACGGACGCTGCGCCCTCCTCGACCGGGACCGCGAGGCCACCGCGGACGGACTGGACGGCTTCGCCGACGGGGACGGCCGCTCGTGGCGCGAGCAGTGCCGGACCTGGGACCGGGCCGGACCGGGCCTGATCGCCGCGCTCTTCTCCCCCATGCCGCCCCTGAAGGGCCTGGCGTCCCTGGGGCTGAAGCTCCGCGCCGGGGGCGCGCTGCGGCTGGCGCGCCGCATGCTGCTGCCCGTACGCCGGCTCGGCGAGGAGGAGTTCGACGGCGAGGGCGGCCGGCTGCTGCTCGCGGGCAACGCCCTGCACGCCGACCTCGGCCCGGAGGCCGCCGGGAGCGGAGGCTTCGGCTGGCTGCTGACGATGCTCGGCCAGACGTACGGCTTCCCCGTCCCCGTCGGCGGCGCGGGCGCCCTCACCGACGCGCTCGTACGCCGGCTTGAGCGCCGGGGCGGCCACGTCCGCTGCGGTGAGCGCGTGACCGAGGTGGTCGTCTCCGGCGGCCGGGCCGTCGGGGTGCGCACCGCCGACGGCGACGCGGTCCCGGCCCGGCGGGCGGTCCTCGCGGACGTGTCAGCGCCCGACCTGTACGGCCGGCTGGTCGACGGGGACGAGCTGCCGGAGCGCGTGCACCAGGACCTGCGGCGCTTCCAGTGGGACTTCGCCACCTTCAAGGTCGACTGGGCCCTCGACGGACCGGTGCCCTGGACCGCCGGGGAGGCGGGGGAGGCGGGCACCGTCCACCTCGCCGACGACGTGGACGACCTCACCCGGTTCGCCGCGCAGATCGCCATGAACCTCGTCCCGGACCGGCCCTTCCTGCTGCTGGGCCAGATGACCACAGCCGATCCCTCGCGGTCGCCGGCCGGCACCGAGTCCGCCTGGGCCTACACCCACCTGCCCCGCGAAGTGCGGGGCGACGCCGCCGACGAGGGCCTCACCGGGACCTGGGACGAGTCCGAGCGGGAGATCATGGCGGACCGCATCGAGCGGCGGGTCGAGCAGTACGCCCCGGGCTTCCGCGACCGCATCGTGGGCCGGCGCATCCTCGCCCCGGACACCCTGCAGGCCGCGGACGCCAACCTGGACACCGGTGCCATCAACGGCGGCACCACCAACCTGCACCAGCAGGCGGTCTTCCGCCCCGTCCCCGGCACCGGCCGGCCCGAGACCCCGGTCCACGGCCTGTACCTCGCGTCCGCCTCCGCGCATCCCGGCGGTGGTGTGCACGGTGCGCCCGGGGCCAACGCCGCTCGCGCGGCGCTTCGCGCGGGCCACCCGTTCACGCGCCTGATCGCGGGTGCCCACCGCTCGCTCGCGCGGTGA
- a CDS encoding LLM class F420-dependent oxidoreductase: MASFGYFLSSEEHGPAELVEQARMAEQAGFDRLWISDHFHPWNDQQGQSPFVWSVIGALSQAVSLPVETAVTCPTVRTHPAVVAQAAATSAVQLDGRFRLGVGTGEALNEHILGDAWPETSVRLEMLEEAVQIIRKLLTGEQTSHRGKHYTVENARLYTVPDEPVPVDVSAFGPQAVESAARIGDGLITMSPDADMVERFRRAGGGTKPVAGGLKVCWSADRDEAVRTVHRLWPNEQLPGELPQVLPTPAHFEQASELVTEDQVAAAVPCGDEPEAHAEALAAFVDAGFDAVYVNQIGKDQQGFFDFYRTKVLPLLRG; this comes from the coding sequence ATGGCCAGCTTCGGATACTTTCTGTCGAGCGAGGAGCACGGACCGGCCGAGCTCGTCGAACAGGCCCGCATGGCCGAGCAGGCCGGTTTCGACCGCCTGTGGATCTCTGATCACTTTCACCCGTGGAACGACCAGCAGGGCCAGAGCCCCTTCGTGTGGTCGGTGATCGGCGCGCTGTCCCAGGCCGTCTCGCTGCCGGTGGAGACGGCCGTGACCTGCCCGACGGTGCGAACCCATCCCGCCGTCGTCGCCCAGGCGGCCGCCACCAGTGCCGTCCAGCTGGACGGCCGGTTCCGGCTGGGCGTGGGGACGGGCGAGGCGCTCAACGAGCACATCCTCGGCGACGCGTGGCCGGAGACCTCGGTACGCCTGGAGATGCTGGAGGAGGCCGTCCAGATCATCCGGAAGCTGCTCACCGGGGAGCAGACCAGCCATCGCGGCAAGCACTACACGGTCGAGAACGCCCGCCTGTACACGGTGCCCGACGAACCCGTCCCGGTCGACGTCTCCGCCTTCGGCCCGCAGGCCGTCGAGTCGGCCGCGCGTATCGGCGACGGGCTGATCACGATGTCGCCGGACGCCGACATGGTCGAGCGGTTCCGGCGCGCGGGCGGCGGCACCAAGCCGGTCGCCGGCGGCCTCAAGGTCTGCTGGAGCGCCGACCGGGACGAGGCCGTGCGCACCGTGCACCGTCTGTGGCCCAACGAGCAGCTCCCCGGCGAACTCCCGCAGGTCCTGCCGACGCCCGCCCACTTCGAGCAGGCCTCGGAGCTGGTCACGGAGGACCAGGTGGCGGCGGCCGTGCCGTGCGGCGACGAGCCCGAGGCGCACGCCGAGGCCCTCGCGGCCTTCGTGGACGCCGGGTTCGACGCCGTGTACGTCAACCAGATCGGCAAGGACCAGCAGGGCTTCTTCGACTTCTACCGCACCAAGGTCCTGCCGCTGCTGCGCGGTTGA
- a CDS encoding SDR family oxidoreductase, translated as MTRTSDVVSCLEGRLPLSARRVTGSPFAGRTVVVTGASAGVGRAVARAFGERGARVALLARGTTGLEAAAAEVEGAGGRALVVPVDMAVPERVEEAADRVERELGPVDVWVNVAFTSVFAPFLDVTPDEFARVTSVTYLGFVNGTRAALKRMVPRDCGTVVQVGSALGEVSVPLQAAYCGAKHALNGFTASVRQELLHERSRVAVTVVQMPAVNTPQFSWVLSRLPRRPRPVAPVYQPEVAARAVLHAALRPRRREYLVGFSTTASVLAHRIAPAVLDRYLARTGYESQLTDAPARPGTPYNLWQPVDGAGGRDHGAHGDFDAEAARRSPYTAVARHPVVAAGALAAAALGVRAVARGRGLMSWKG; from the coding sequence ATGACCAGGACATCTGATGTCGTCTCCTGCCTGGAAGGACGGCTGCCGCTGAGCGCGCGGCGCGTCACCGGGTCGCCGTTCGCCGGCCGGACCGTGGTCGTCACGGGTGCGAGTGCCGGCGTGGGGCGGGCCGTGGCGCGGGCCTTCGGGGAGCGCGGGGCGCGGGTGGCGCTGCTGGCGCGGGGGACGACCGGTCTGGAGGCGGCGGCCGCGGAGGTCGAGGGCGCGGGCGGCCGCGCGCTCGTCGTGCCCGTGGACATGGCCGTCCCCGAGCGGGTGGAGGAGGCCGCGGACCGGGTGGAGCGCGAACTGGGGCCGGTCGACGTGTGGGTGAACGTGGCGTTCACCTCGGTCTTCGCCCCGTTCCTCGACGTCACGCCCGACGAGTTCGCGCGGGTCACCTCCGTGACGTACCTCGGGTTCGTCAACGGCACCCGCGCCGCGCTGAAGCGCATGGTGCCGCGGGACTGCGGGACGGTCGTCCAGGTCGGCTCGGCGCTCGGCGAGGTGTCCGTGCCGCTCCAGGCGGCGTACTGCGGGGCCAAGCACGCCCTCAACGGCTTCACCGCCTCCGTCCGCCAGGAACTGCTGCACGAGCGCAGCCGGGTGGCGGTCACCGTCGTCCAGATGCCGGCCGTCAACACCCCGCAGTTCTCCTGGGTGCTGTCCCGGCTGCCGCGCCGGCCGCGGCCCGTGGCGCCGGTCTACCAGCCCGAGGTGGCGGCCCGCGCCGTGCTGCACGCGGCCCTGCGTCCGCGGCGCCGGGAGTACCTCGTGGGCTTCTCGACGACGGCTTCCGTCCTGGCGCACCGGATCGCGCCCGCCGTACTGGACCGGTATCTGGCCCGGACCGGCTACGAGTCCCAGCTGACCGACGCGCCCGCACGGCCCGGGACGCCGTACAACCTGTGGCAGCCCGTGGACGGCGCCGGAGGACGCGACCACGGTGCCCACGGGGATTTCGATGCCGAGGCGGCCCGACGCTCGCCGTACACCGCGGTCGCCCGGCACCCCGTGGTGGCCGCAGGCGCGTTGGCGGCCGCGGCCCTCGGGGTCCGCGCGGTGGCACGCGGCCGCGGTCTGATGTCGTGGAAGGGGTAG
- a CDS encoding ATP-binding protein yields the protein MAMPEEPPTRDRSVRYELPGGHGVIALCRTLTRKALREWFGPAGEPGRKAADDAVLLVSEVVTNACTHGGVPSGLRLTGTERALWVEVSDTSPAAPRPPARHRVTRSSGHGLYLVQRLAARWGCVPGGHEGKTVWFEVDIVPGPGAAAGTSQRA from the coding sequence ATGGCCATGCCCGAGGAGCCGCCGACCCGTGACCGCTCGGTGCGCTACGAACTGCCCGGGGGACATGGCGTGATCGCGCTGTGCCGCACCCTGACGCGGAAGGCGCTGCGCGAGTGGTTCGGGCCCGCAGGCGAGCCCGGACGGAAAGCCGCCGACGACGCGGTCCTGCTGGTGTCCGAGGTGGTCACCAATGCCTGCACGCACGGCGGCGTTCCGTCCGGGCTGCGGCTCACCGGGACCGAACGGGCCCTGTGGGTGGAGGTGAGCGACACCAGCCCCGCGGCGCCCCGGCCACCCGCCCGCCATCGCGTCACCCGCTCCTCGGGGCACGGGCTGTACCTCGTCCAGCGGCTAGCGGCGCGCTGGGGCTGCGTACCCGGCGGGCACGAGGGGAAGACGGTCTGGTTCGAGGTGGACATCGTCCCCGGGCCCGGCGCGGCCGCCGGGACCTCGCAGAGGGCGTAG
- a CDS encoding cation diffusion facilitator family transporter, with the protein MTTHGAERKDRRQGQEDGQDSRGRDVRTRVTVLVALGANLLIAAAKAVAGLVAGSPALLSEAAHSVADSLNEVFLLVAVRRSKRPPDDLHPFGYGKERYFWALLAAVGIFVMGGCFSVYQGVQALRTDQHESMTGYVAGLAVLGIALVAEGASLVRALYQARGQEDGTGGDPALRTVIAEDATAVAGVLLAAAGVGLHLLTGQAAWEAGASMGIGLLLVCVAYRLAREARNRLIGEAVDTRLRDRIGDFLASQPEIDKVAALLTMRLGLDSLLVAARVDLTPGLDSEVVELVCVRIKRRIAAEWPQADHVFLDITEAPGREEDAPSPAVTARASGGHPRSGA; encoded by the coding sequence GTGACGACGCACGGCGCCGAGCGGAAAGACCGGAGGCAGGGGCAGGAGGATGGGCAGGACTCCCGGGGCCGGGACGTACGGACCCGGGTGACCGTCCTGGTCGCACTGGGCGCCAATCTGCTGATCGCCGCGGCCAAGGCGGTCGCCGGACTCGTCGCCGGGTCCCCCGCGCTGCTCTCGGAGGCCGCGCATTCCGTCGCGGACAGCCTGAACGAGGTGTTCCTGCTCGTCGCGGTGCGCCGCAGCAAGCGGCCCCCGGACGATCTGCACCCGTTCGGCTACGGCAAGGAGCGCTACTTCTGGGCGCTGCTGGCCGCGGTGGGGATCTTCGTGATGGGCGGCTGCTTCTCGGTCTACCAGGGCGTCCAGGCCCTGCGCACCGACCAGCACGAGTCGATGACGGGGTACGTAGCAGGGCTCGCGGTGCTCGGGATCGCGCTGGTGGCCGAGGGCGCCTCGCTGGTCCGCGCCCTGTACCAGGCGCGCGGGCAGGAGGACGGCACGGGCGGCGACCCGGCGCTGCGGACGGTGATCGCCGAGGACGCCACCGCCGTGGCGGGCGTGCTCCTCGCGGCGGCGGGGGTCGGGCTGCACCTGCTGACCGGGCAGGCGGCCTGGGAGGCCGGCGCCTCCATGGGCATCGGTCTGCTGCTGGTGTGCGTGGCCTACCGGCTCGCCCGGGAGGCGCGGAACCGGCTGATCGGCGAGGCCGTGGACACCCGGCTGCGGGACCGCATCGGTGACTTCCTCGCCTCCCAGCCCGAGATCGACAAGGTCGCGGCGCTGCTGACGATGCGGCTGGGGCTGGACTCGCTGCTGGTGGCCGCCCGCGTGGACCTGACTCCGGGACTCGACAGCGAGGTGGTCGAGCTGGTCTGCGTCCGCATCAAGCGGCGGATCGCCGCCGAGTGGCCGCAGGCCGACCACGTCTTCCTGGACATCACCGAGGCGCCGGGCCGCGAGGAGGACGCCCCCTCGCCGGCCGTCACCGCGCGAGCGAGCGGTGGGCACCCGCGATCAGGCGCGTGA
- a CDS encoding CDGSH iron-sulfur domain-containing protein, which produces MRTSGERPLGGRGSPPSGEVPRVTPVPGGPVLIEGPVEIVLPDGTLLRCERPVVALCTCRRTRRPPFCDTSHRGGRSSCRRDHGTEGRS; this is translated from the coding sequence ATGCGTACCTCGGGCGAGAGGCCCTTGGGCGGGCGCGGATCACCGCCGTCGGGCGAAGTCCCGCGCGTCACGCCGGTGCCGGGCGGCCCGGTGCTGATCGAGGGACCCGTGGAGATCGTGCTGCCCGACGGGACGCTGCTGCGCTGCGAGCGCCCCGTCGTCGCCCTGTGCACCTGCCGCCGTACCCGCAGGCCGCCCTTCTGCGACACCAGCCATCGCGGGGGACGCTCCTCGTGCCGGCGCGATCACGGGACGGAGGGCCGGTCATGA
- a CDS encoding STAS domain-containing protein: MDAEEQATGHEATGPARQERLVVEVRPQARRDTVVVTLTGEVDHDSADPLKDALREGVKDAVRVVADCSGLRFCDSTGLNVLLKARLRMLDRGGHLDLAGLRPPVDRMFEITGADRVFRVYRDVETALTDEHAHA, encoded by the coding sequence GTGGACGCTGAAGAGCAGGCGACGGGGCATGAGGCGACGGGCCCGGCCCGGCAGGAGCGGCTCGTCGTGGAGGTGCGGCCCCAGGCCCGGAGGGACACGGTCGTGGTGACGCTCACCGGAGAGGTGGACCACGACTCGGCGGACCCCCTGAAGGATGCCCTGCGCGAGGGGGTCAAAGACGCGGTACGGGTCGTCGCCGACTGCTCCGGACTGCGGTTCTGCGACTCGACCGGACTGAACGTCCTGCTCAAGGCCCGGCTGCGGATGCTGGACCGCGGCGGGCACCTGGACCTCGCCGGGCTGCGCCCACCGGTGGACCGCATGTTCGAGATCACCGGCGCCGATCGGGTCTTCCGGGTCTACAGGGACGTCGAGACGGCGCTCACGGACGAGCACGCGCATGCGTGA
- a CDS encoding ATP-binding protein has translation MTTKGADREQVRRLVLRGISGPVTRCRDFTATALADWGWLPAAATPEGRERVEDVLLLVSEVVTNACLHAGGPEELVLRYADALLRVEVSDTSPEHPHAQPRRSPALPGGHGLMVLDRLAGAWGSEAKPDGTPGKVVWLEITRPPGPDPLRTAADRRRANPL, from the coding sequence ATGACGACGAAGGGCGCCGACCGCGAGCAGGTCAGGCGGCTCGTTCTGCGCGGCATCAGCGGACCGGTGACGCGCTGCCGGGACTTCACCGCGACGGCGCTGGCGGACTGGGGCTGGCTCCCAGCGGCTGCCACTCCCGAGGGACGCGAGCGCGTGGAGGACGTACTGCTGCTGGTGTCCGAGGTGGTCACCAACGCCTGTCTGCACGCCGGAGGCCCCGAGGAACTGGTCCTGCGGTACGCCGACGCGCTGCTGCGCGTCGAGGTGTCCGACACCAGTCCCGAGCATCCGCATGCCCAGCCGCGCCGCTCCCCCGCGCTGCCCGGCGGTCACGGCCTGATGGTGCTCGACCGGCTGGCCGGCGCGTGGGGGTCCGAGGCCAAGCCGGACGGCACCCCCGGAAAGGTCGTCTGGCTGGAGATCACGCGCCCGCCGGGGCCGGACCCTCTTCGGACGGCGGCGGACCGTCGTCGAGCAAACCCGCTCTGA
- a CDS encoding SigB/SigF/SigG family RNA polymerase sigma factor: protein MPNPEKTLTAGHDTGAALRHEALAGLPEIARPAEVSTADARSLSTALFARLRELEEGTPEHAYVRNTLVELNLSLVKFAARRFKDQGEPPEDTVQVGTIGLIKAINRFDPDRGIEFSAFALPTIVGEMKRFFRDATWAVRVPRRLQELRIEIAKAADGLEQRLGRRPSRGELAAQLNVTEECVAEGERAANGYVSRSLDMPVEDDDPDSLPLAARCVATVEASYELVEDFESLKPLIAALDERDRLILALRFGEELTQTEIGERLGLSQMHISRLLKRILGELRAGLLDDGPPPSEEGPAPAGA from the coding sequence ATGCCCAACCCTGAGAAGACCCTCACTGCCGGCCATGACACGGGCGCCGCCCTGCGTCACGAGGCCCTCGCCGGGCTGCCCGAGATCGCGCGGCCCGCCGAGGTCTCCACGGCCGACGCCCGGTCCCTGTCCACGGCGCTCTTCGCCCGCCTGCGGGAACTGGAGGAGGGCACGCCGGAGCACGCCTACGTGCGCAACACCCTGGTCGAGCTGAACCTCAGCCTGGTCAAGTTCGCCGCCCGGCGTTTCAAGGACCAGGGCGAGCCGCCGGAGGACACCGTCCAGGTCGGCACGATCGGGCTCATCAAGGCGATCAACCGCTTCGACCCCGACCGTGGGATCGAGTTCTCGGCCTTCGCCCTGCCGACGATCGTCGGCGAGATGAAGCGGTTCTTCCGGGACGCCACCTGGGCCGTCAGGGTGCCGCGCCGGCTCCAGGAACTGCGGATCGAGATCGCCAAGGCCGCCGACGGACTGGAGCAGCGCCTCGGCCGCCGGCCCAGCCGCGGCGAGCTCGCCGCCCAGCTGAACGTCACCGAGGAGTGCGTGGCCGAGGGCGAACGCGCCGCCAACGGCTACGTCTCCCGCTCCCTGGACATGCCGGTCGAGGACGACGACCCCGACTCGCTGCCGCTCGCGGCGCGCTGCGTGGCGACGGTGGAGGCGTCGTACGAACTCGTCGAGGACTTCGAGTCGTTGAAGCCGCTGATCGCCGCACTGGACGAGCGGGACCGGCTCATCCTGGCGCTGCGCTTCGGCGAGGAGCTCACCCAGACAGAGATCGGCGAACGGCTCGGGCTGTCGCAGATGCACATCTCGCGCCTGCTGAAGCGGATCCTGGGCGAACTCAGAGCGGGTTTGCTCGACGACGGTCCGCCGCCGTCCGAAGAGGGTCCGGCCCCGGCGGGCGCGTGA
- a CDS encoding iron-containing redox enzyme family protein, whose translation MTPHAQAVAERRPREPETPPPRGELSSAITAYLHGAAHTLPGRRTAARADPLGEDVQLALHLCYELHYRGFAGVPDTMEWDPGLLRLRAELEARFEDTLRERRGRARGVDEAFEALLAEPPDGDGTGISHFLFRRGELSHLREHSVLRSVYQLREADPHLWVVPRLVGRAKAAMMSVEYDEFGCGRAERVHARLFADHMRDLGLDPAYGHHLPAVGAPALAAVNLMSLLGLHRLRRGALVGHFATLEVVSSPASRRLVAALRRLGAGEAAVRFYDEHVEADAVHEQVVRREVVGGLLADEPGLADDVVFGIEATMLLEDLLAAQATGAWEAGRTALRVPLDALGEVTAAAR comes from the coding sequence ATGACACCGCACGCGCAGGCCGTCGCCGAGCGGCGCCCGCGGGAGCCGGAAACGCCCCCGCCACGCGGCGAGTTGTCCTCCGCGATCACGGCCTACCTGCACGGTGCCGCGCACACGCTCCCCGGCCGACGGACCGCCGCCCGGGCCGATCCTCTCGGCGAGGACGTGCAACTCGCGCTGCACCTCTGCTACGAACTCCACTACCGGGGCTTCGCCGGCGTACCGGACACCATGGAATGGGACCCCGGACTGCTGCGCCTGCGGGCGGAGCTGGAGGCGCGGTTCGAGGACACGCTGCGCGAGCGCCGCGGGCGGGCACGCGGCGTGGACGAGGCGTTCGAGGCGCTGCTCGCCGAACCGCCGGACGGGGACGGCACCGGGATCTCCCACTTCCTGTTCCGCCGCGGGGAGTTGTCGCACCTGCGCGAACACTCGGTCCTGCGGTCGGTCTACCAGCTCCGCGAGGCCGACCCCCATCTGTGGGTGGTCCCGCGGCTGGTCGGCCGGGCCAAGGCGGCGATGATGTCGGTGGAGTACGACGAGTTCGGCTGCGGCCGCGCCGAACGCGTCCACGCGCGCCTCTTCGCCGACCACATGCGCGACCTCGGCCTCGACCCGGCCTACGGCCACCACCTTCCCGCGGTCGGCGCCCCGGCCCTCGCCGCCGTCAACCTGATGTCGCTGCTCGGCCTGCACCGGCTGCGCCGGGGCGCCCTGGTCGGGCACTTCGCGACCCTGGAGGTCGTCTCCTCGCCCGCCTCCCGCCGGCTCGTGGCGGCACTGCGCCGACTCGGCGCCGGAGAGGCCGCGGTGCGCTTCTACGACGAACACGTCGAGGCGGACGCCGTGCACGAACAGGTCGTACGGCGTGAGGTCGTCGGCGGACTCCTCGCGGACGAACCCGGCCTGGCGGACGACGTCGTGTTCGGGATCGAGGCGACCATGCTCCTGGAGGACCTGCTCGCCGCGCAGGCGACCGGAGCCTGGGAGGCGGGCCGGACCGCGCTGCGCGTACCGCTCGACGCGCTCGGTGAGGTCACCGCGGCGGCGAGGTGA